The following proteins are encoded in a genomic region of Bacillus sp. FJAT-22090:
- a CDS encoding DUF3006 domain-containing protein — protein MCANKYVVDRFDDFFVVLFEKDNKANKLVILKDKFTINAKVGDLLEIHFNKEKSGYDFIALKEETDDAKQRLLDLIEGMKMHKN, from the coding sequence GTGTGTGCAAATAAATACGTGGTCGATCGATTCGATGATTTTTTTGTTGTGCTTTTTGAAAAAGATAATAAAGCAAACAAACTCGTCATTTTAAAAGATAAGTTTACGATTAACGCAAAAGTGGGAGACTTATTGGAAATACATTTCAATAAAGAAAAATCAGGCTATGATTTTATAGCGTTGAAGGAAGAAACTGATGATGCCAAACAACGTTTGCTTGATTTAATTGAAGGAATGAAAATGCATAAAAATTAA
- a CDS encoding DUF4256 domain-containing protein — translation MTKRNKELSQEQREELLRTLKARFEKNMNRHEGLEWAKVQAKLEANTEKLWSLNEMEGTGGEPDVVGHDKETGEYIFYDCSAESPKGRRSVCYDREALESRKKHKPENSAIDMATAMGIELLTEEQYRELQKLENFDMKTSSWVETPANIRQLGGAVFGDRRYDTVFVYHNGADSYYAARGFRGSLRV, via the coding sequence ATGACAAAGAGAAATAAGGAGTTGTCACAAGAACAACGTGAGGAACTACTCAGAACTTTGAAGGCACGTTTTGAGAAAAACATGAACCGCCATGAAGGTCTTGAATGGGCTAAAGTACAAGCTAAGCTCGAAGCTAATACTGAAAAACTGTGGTCGCTCAATGAAATGGAAGGAACAGGTGGTGAACCGGATGTTGTTGGCCATGATAAAGAGACGGGCGAATACATTTTTTATGATTGTTCAGCGGAAAGTCCTAAAGGTCGCAGAAGTGTTTGTTACGACCGAGAAGCACTAGAGTCAAGGAAAAAACATAAACCAGAAAATAGCGCTATTGATATGGCAACTGCCATGGGCATTGAACTTTTAACGGAAGAACAATACCGGGAGCTGCAGAAACTAGAAAATTTCGATATGAAAACGTCGAGCTGGGTGGAAACACCTGCTAATATTAGACAACTCGGCGGGGCCGTCTTTGGTGATCGTCGCTACGACACTGTCTTTGTGTACCACAATGGAGCAGACTCCTACTACGCTGCAAGGGGATTCCGTGGCTCGCTTAGGGTTTAA
- a CDS encoding GNAT family N-acetyltransferase, with translation MQTHNIKEEDYYKVMDVLNDWWGGREMTHLLPRLFFEHFQSTSFIVEDNEVLSAFLIGFVSQSNSNEAYIHFVGVNPEFRKNGLARELYELFFAKVRNLGCSTVRCITSPVNEGSISFHKSMGFSVSLKTDYAGAGQDRILFTKNIAT, from the coding sequence ATGCAAACTCATAACATTAAAGAAGAAGATTATTATAAAGTAATGGATGTTTTGAATGATTGGTGGGGTGGTCGAGAGATGACCCATTTGTTGCCTCGCCTGTTTTTCGAGCATTTCCAGTCAACAAGTTTCATAGTTGAAGACAATGAAGTTTTATCCGCTTTTCTAATTGGATTTGTGTCGCAATCAAATTCAAACGAAGCATACATTCACTTCGTTGGTGTTAATCCAGAATTCAGGAAGAACGGCTTAGCAAGAGAGCTATATGAATTGTTTTTTGCTAAGGTTCGAAACTTAGGTTGTAGCACTGTCCGTTGCATTACTTCACCAGTTAACGAGGGTTCTATCTCATTTCATAAATCAATGGGTTTTTCCGTATCTTTAAAAACTGATTACGCTGGTGCAGGACAAGACCGTATTTTATTTACTAAAAATATTGCTACTTAA
- a CDS encoding WGR domain-containing protein: MIKLVKEVDNELVYWEVWKDDKTLTVHYGVVGDTGETEEVKLKLFEKAEKVMGKLAEEKLNDGYETVDEEELIELVVQYSYEENHMVEALEKRHMVEDLMNECLGWTGNGSCDGGDIGSGSANVFNYVIDVEKALKTTIEELSNKNLLDNVKVAFLDEDEEYVSLYPEGAEFDII, from the coding sequence GTGATTAAATTAGTCAAAGAAGTTGATAATGAATTGGTGTATTGGGAAGTTTGGAAAGATGATAAAACATTAACAGTCCACTATGGTGTTGTTGGAGATACTGGTGAAACTGAAGAAGTAAAATTAAAGTTATTTGAAAAAGCGGAAAAGGTAATGGGAAAATTAGCTGAAGAGAAGTTAAATGATGGTTATGAAACCGTTGATGAAGAGGAGTTAATCGAGCTTGTTGTCCAATATTCATATGAAGAAAATCATATGGTAGAAGCACTTGAAAAAAGGCACATGGTCGAAGATTTAATGAATGAGTGTTTAGGATGGACTGGAAATGGTTCGTGTGATGGTGGAGACATTGGTAGTGGTAGTGCGAACGTCTTCAACTACGTTATTGACGTCGAAAAAGCTTTAAAAACTACAATCGAGGAATTATCTAATAAAAATTTATTAGATAATGTGAAAGTAGCTTTTTTAGATGAAGATGAAGAATATGTTTCTCTTTATCCAGAAGGTGCTGAATTTGATATCATTTAA
- a CDS encoding IS3 family transposase (programmed frameshift), producing the protein MARFTAEEKIKMVLRYLGGNESYQEIGRDLKVSKVVMRGWVRLYEHQGAEAFCQPYTTYTQQFKLDVLSYMNEMGTSSLETAAIFNISSAGLIRKWRRAFEIGGIDALKPKKKGRPSMKKETKSNDKKTSPVEGSMEALRAENERLRMENAYFKKVERFSSGKGKITNKIKAQVIFELKAEFDVVELVKVADIPRSTYYYWEKRLQREDKYAKEKEAIEAIYHEHKGRYGYRRIAKELKKINIFHDPKTINRLMNEMGLKCEVRIKKYRSYRGKVGKIAPNLLNRDFHAGKINEKWVTDVTEFHLFGEKRYLSPVLDLCNGEIIAYKIMNRPVYQLVGDMLDEAIGNLNPGNEVILHSDQGWHYQMKKYQKTLEKHNIKQSMSRKGNCLDNAVIENFFGLLKSELLYLQEFESMEHFERELHEYIEYYNHKRMKAKLKDLSPVEYRTQVLEAA; encoded by the exons ATGGCTAGATTTACAGCCGAAGAAAAAATCAAAATGGTATTGCGTTATTTAGGAGGCAATGAAAGTTATCAGGAAATAGGAAGGGACTTAAAAGTCAGTAAAGTTGTGATGCGAGGATGGGTAAGACTTTATGAACATCAAGGTGCAGAGGCATTCTGTCAACCCTATACAACTTATACGCAACAGTTTAAACTAGATGTACTGAGTTATATGAACGAAATGGGTACATCCTCTCTTGAGACGGCCGCAATTTTTAATATTTCGTCAGCTGGTCTGATTAGAAAGTGGCGAAGAGCGTTTGAAATTGGTGGAATCGATGCCCTAAAACCAAAGAAAAAGGGGCGTCCATCCATGAAAAAGGAAACCAAATCGAATGACAAAAAAACATCTCCAGTTGAAGGATCTATGGAAGCTCTACGAGCTGAAAATGAACGTTTGCGTATGGAGAATGCCTACT TTAAAAAAGTTGAACGCTTTAGTTCAGGAAAAGGAAAAATTACAAACAAAATCAAAGCGCAAGTAATTTTTGAACTAAAGGCTGAATTTGATGTCGTGGAATTAGTTAAAGTCGCAGACATTCCACGTAGTACTTATTATTACTGGGAAAAACGATTACAGCGTGAAGATAAATACGCGAAGGAAAAAGAAGCGATTGAAGCCATTTATCATGAACATAAAGGACGTTATGGCTATCGTCGCATCGCCAAAGAATTAAAGAAAATAAACATTTTTCATGATCCAAAGACGATCAACCGATTGATGAACGAAATGGGTTTAAAATGCGAAGTAAGGATAAAGAAGTATCGTTCTTATCGTGGAAAAGTCGGTAAAATCGCACCGAATTTACTAAACCGTGATTTCCATGCAGGAAAGATAAATGAAAAATGGGTAACGGACGTAACGGAGTTTCATTTATTTGGTGAGAAACGTTATTTATCACCTGTTTTAGATTTATGTAATGGCGAAATCATTGCTTACAAGATAATGAACCGTCCAGTTTATCAACTTGTGGGTGATATGTTGGACGAGGCAATCGGAAATTTAAATCCAGGAAATGAAGTCATTCTACATTCCGATCAAGGCTGGCATTATCAAATGAAGAAGTATCAGAAGACATTAGAGAAACACAATATAAAGCAAAGTATGTCCCGTAAGGGTAATTGTTTAGATAACGCAGTTATTGAGAACTTCTTTGGCTTATTAAAGTCCGAGCTTCTTTATCTACAAGAGTTTGAGAGTATGGAACATTTTGAACGTGAACTACATGAATATATCGAGTATTACAACCATAAACGAATGAAGGCAAAATTAAAAGACCTAAGTCCAGTAGAATACCGAACTCAGGTCTTAGAAGCTGCTTAA
- the rpsD gene encoding 30S ribosomal protein S4 codes for MARYTGPSWKLSRRLGISLSGTGKELEKRPYAPGQHGPNQRKKLTEYGLQLQEKQKLRHTYGVNERQFRTLFDKAGKMQGKHGENFMILLETRLDNIVYRLGLARTRRGARQLVNHGHVMVDGKRVDIPSYRLKPGQEISLREKSQNLNVVSESIEVNNFVPEYLSFDADKKVGTFVRLPERGELSAEINESLIVEFYSR; via the coding sequence ATGGCTCGATATACAGGTCCATCATGGAAATTATCACGTCGTCTTGGTATCTCACTAAGCGGTACTGGTAAAGAATTAGAAAAACGTCCTTACGCACCAGGACAACACGGTCCAAACCAACGTAAAAAATTAACAGAGTACGGTCTTCAATTACAAGAAAAACAAAAACTTCGTCACACTTATGGTGTTAACGAACGTCAATTCCGTACACTATTTGATAAAGCTGGTAAAATGCAAGGTAAACATGGTGAAAACTTCATGATTCTTCTTGAAACTCGCCTTGATAACATCGTTTACCGTTTAGGTCTTGCTCGCACACGTCGTGGAGCTCGTCAATTAGTTAACCATGGTCACGTTATGGTTGATGGTAAACGTGTAGATATTCCTTCATACCGTTTAAAACCAGGTCAAGAAATTTCTCTTCGTGAAAAATCTCAAAACCTTAATGTTGTAAGCGAATCAATCGAAGTAAACAACTTCGTACCTGAATATCTTTCTTTTGATGCAGACAAAAAAGTTGGTACATTCGTTCGTCTTCCAGAACGTGGAGAACTTTCTGCTGAAATTAACGAATCTCTAATCGTTGAGTTCTACTCTCGTTAA
- a CDS encoding sensor domain-containing diguanylate cyclase, whose translation MDVKIVEPIKSRILDIWYENVFNHESSYDWFEDLKEILSEFFNVQVANYFIFDTDTFLQLQWNHSLAKKLNAIKWFEVEGYFCGQDFNEIPFLQKNNLSDGEVSILLRDEENKPLGLLIMESTQKWKEFSQTTEVISFITSISTLVQKIKKTVYLTQQEHQYRNLFNVTKMFYSTLDIGQILEGTLNAVQEAFPNFKAILILSNDQERKTSVPYKLFDYTSERAATVEAYVSGEITTELATDLGARLLNVPIKGKQGIYGIMQLSTPLDYLFSVRQKEFASLLATAAGNALENAKLYIQSHRLVSDLQLINETSHKLNMNLSLEDMLSFLHKQLNKSFKPEQIGFVFLNDQGPEVSSASSEFFHTSNGQEYIKYVVNHFGKVQDALFIADLNRLAEQKFDFQSLIAIPIKEQNLITGFSIVLHKEPYFFSFDSFKLMQSLIQHSSLAISNSKLRNKLQEMVNRDHLTNLFARKYLDKYVETSMKNDERGVFILMDIDNFKLVNDTHGHQVGDEILKQIASVIKKRTEGIGIGARWGGEELAVYLSQMTIEEGIEESKNIIKLIPDNTNPSVTVSIGVCGWDKNELPSFHHLFHNADTALYEAKNSGKNQLRIYKASSL comes from the coding sequence ATGGACGTTAAAATAGTGGAGCCTATAAAGAGCCGTATTTTAGATATTTGGTATGAAAATGTCTTTAATCATGAGTCTAGTTATGACTGGTTCGAAGATTTAAAAGAAATACTTTCCGAGTTTTTTAATGTTCAGGTGGCAAATTACTTCATATTTGATACAGATACATTTTTACAATTACAATGGAATCATTCATTAGCTAAAAAATTAAATGCAATTAAATGGTTTGAAGTTGAAGGATATTTTTGTGGTCAAGACTTTAATGAAATACCATTTTTACAAAAAAATAATTTGTCAGATGGCGAAGTATCTATTTTGTTAAGGGATGAAGAAAATAAACCCTTAGGCTTGTTAATAATGGAATCAACTCAAAAATGGAAGGAATTTTCCCAGACAACAGAAGTAATCAGTTTTATAACTAGTATTAGTACATTGGTTCAAAAAATAAAAAAAACCGTCTATTTAACACAGCAAGAACATCAATATCGAAACTTGTTCAATGTTACGAAGATGTTTTACTCAACACTTGATATTGGACAAATATTAGAAGGTACATTAAATGCTGTACAAGAGGCGTTTCCAAATTTTAAAGCGATCTTAATATTGTCAAATGATCAAGAGCGAAAGACATCGGTTCCGTATAAACTTTTTGACTATACATCCGAGAGAGCTGCAACAGTTGAAGCATATGTTTCAGGGGAAATCACAACAGAGTTAGCAACAGATTTAGGAGCCCGTTTATTAAATGTACCTATTAAAGGGAAACAAGGTATTTATGGCATAATGCAATTGTCTACACCTTTGGATTATTTATTTTCAGTCAGACAAAAAGAATTTGCATCCTTACTTGCTACAGCAGCTGGAAATGCATTAGAAAATGCAAAACTATATATTCAATCACATAGATTAGTATCTGATTTGCAATTAATTAATGAAACCTCCCATAAGCTAAATATGAATCTATCTTTAGAAGATATGCTCTCCTTTTTACACAAACAATTAAATAAATCTTTTAAGCCTGAACAAATTGGGTTCGTTTTTTTAAACGACCAAGGGCCTGAAGTTTCTTCCGCCAGTTCAGAATTTTTTCATACATCGAATGGACAAGAATATATAAAATATGTAGTCAACCATTTTGGAAAAGTTCAGGATGCTCTGTTCATTGCAGATCTTAATAGACTAGCAGAACAAAAATTTGATTTTCAATCGCTCATTGCAATACCAATTAAAGAGCAAAATCTTATTACTGGATTTAGCATTGTGTTACATAAAGAACCGTATTTCTTTTCATTTGATAGCTTCAAATTAATGCAATCACTCATACAGCATTCTTCTCTAGCGATTAGCAATTCTAAATTGCGTAATAAACTGCAGGAAATGGTGAATCGTGATCATTTGACTAATCTTTTTGCACGAAAATATTTAGATAAATACGTGGAAACGTCTATGAAAAATGACGAGCGCGGCGTCTTCATCCTCATGGATATTGATAACTTTAAATTAGTCAACGATACACATGGCCACCAGGTTGGAGACGAAATACTGAAGCAAATCGCGAGTGTCATTAAAAAGCGAACAGAAGGAATTGGTATTGGAGCAAGATGGGGTGGAGAGGAACTAGCTGTATATTTGTCTCAAATGACGATTGAAGAAGGCATAGAAGAGTCTAAAAACATAATTAAATTAATTCCTGACAATACAAATCCGAGTGTAACTGTATCAATTGGAGTTTGCGGATGGGATAAAAATGAACTTCCTTCTTTTCATCATTTGTTCCATAATGCAGATACAGCTCTATATGAAGCAAAAAATAGTGGTAAAAACCAATTACGTATTTATAAGGCATCTTCACTTTAA
- the megL gene encoding methionine gamma-lyase, translating into MTNEKLQKETLYIHKGYNSDQHQGSLSVPLYQTSTFAFETAEQGARRFGGEEAGGIYSRLGNPTVHVLEERMAALEYGEGALAFGSGMAAVSTILVHLTKAGDHILCTRGIYGCTFGLLNILKEKYNISHDLSLLASEEEIEAAIKPNTTCIYIETPINPTMEIVDLELITKVAKKHGIQVVVDNTFSSPYLQNPLQLGADFVLHSATKYINGHGDVIAGILVGKQKQEIEAIRMSIQKDYGGIISPFDAWLLIRGLKTLHVRMDRHTKNAEDILSFLKTCDLVENIYYPYDHQNPQFEIAKKQMKAGGGLISFTVKGGLKSAQKLMNELRLIKIAVSLGDAETLIQHPATMTHSVVPEKERMEMGITDGLLRLSVGLENSTDLIEDLQLAFSKLKS; encoded by the coding sequence ATGACAAATGAAAAGCTACAAAAGGAAACATTATACATTCATAAGGGATATAATTCGGACCAGCATCAAGGTAGTTTATCTGTACCACTTTATCAAACTTCTACCTTTGCATTTGAAACAGCAGAGCAAGGTGCTAGAAGATTTGGAGGTGAAGAAGCTGGTGGAATCTATTCAAGACTTGGTAATCCAACTGTTCACGTCTTAGAAGAACGTATGGCGGCTCTTGAATATGGGGAAGGGGCATTGGCTTTTGGGTCTGGAATGGCAGCAGTTAGTACTATATTAGTTCATTTAACAAAAGCAGGAGATCATATTCTTTGTACTCGAGGAATTTACGGTTGTACATTTGGTCTCTTGAACATTTTAAAGGAAAAATATAATATCTCGCATGACTTGTCCTTATTAGCAAGCGAAGAAGAAATTGAGGCAGCTATTAAACCGAATACTACTTGCATTTATATCGAAACACCGATTAATCCAACTATGGAAATTGTGGATCTCGAACTAATTACAAAAGTAGCTAAAAAACATGGAATACAAGTAGTAGTCGATAACACTTTTAGTTCACCTTATTTACAAAATCCTTTGCAACTAGGTGCAGATTTTGTTTTGCATAGTGCGACAAAGTATATTAATGGGCATGGAGATGTTATTGCGGGAATATTAGTAGGTAAACAAAAACAGGAAATAGAAGCGATACGAATGTCTATTCAAAAAGATTATGGTGGAATTATATCCCCATTTGATGCATGGTTACTGATCAGGGGATTGAAAACGCTACATGTTAGAATGGATAGACATACAAAAAATGCGGAGGATATTTTATCCTTTTTAAAAACGTGCGACTTGGTAGAAAACATCTACTACCCATATGATCATCAGAATCCTCAATTTGAGATAGCTAAAAAGCAAATGAAAGCTGGAGGAGGACTTATTTCATTTACGGTTAAAGGCGGTCTAAAAAGTGCTCAAAAGCTAATGAATGAACTACGTTTAATAAAAATTGCAGTTAGTTTAGGAGATGCAGAAACATTAATACAGCATCCCGCTACGATGACCCATTCAGTAGTGCCTGAAAAAGAAAGAATGGAGATGGGAATTACAGATGGTTTGTTACGCTTATCTGTTGGTCTAGAGAATTCTACTGATCTAATAGAAGACTTGCAACTAGCTTTCTCCAAACTAAAAAGCTGA
- a CDS encoding GAF domain-containing protein, which produces MFTQSTYSEDLSANYTMLSKQLDALLEGETNAIANLSNASALLNQFFDQINWVGFYLMEDGELVLGPFQGLPACVRIPIGKGVCGTAANTKETVIVPDVHAFPGHIACDAASQSEIVVPIEKNGELLGVLDIDSPIKNRFSEQDKQGLEQFVQILVKHI; this is translated from the coding sequence ATGTTTACTCAATCAACGTATTCAGAAGATTTATCTGCAAATTATACGATGTTAAGCAAGCAATTAGATGCATTATTAGAAGGCGAAACAAATGCAATCGCTAATTTAAGCAATGCATCGGCACTTTTAAATCAATTTTTCGACCAAATTAACTGGGTAGGCTTTTATTTGATGGAAGACGGGGAACTAGTGTTAGGACCATTTCAAGGTTTGCCTGCATGTGTAAGAATACCTATTGGTAAAGGGGTTTGTGGAACAGCTGCGAATACGAAAGAAACAGTAATTGTTCCTGACGTTCATGCTTTTCCAGGTCATATCGCTTGTGATGCAGCATCTCAGTCAGAAATTGTTGTTCCAATTGAGAAAAACGGCGAACTGTTAGGTGTACTTGATATCGATAGTCCTATTAAAAATCGTTTTTCCGAGCAGGATAAGCAAGGTTTAGAGCAATTCGTACAAATTTTAGTAAAACATATATAA
- the hisJ gene encoding histidinol-phosphatase HisJ, protein MRKDGHIHSPYCPHGTLDSFHLYIEKAIQNGFQEMTFTEHAPLPKNFIDPTPEQDSGMEFTRLESYLSDIHDLKKQYEKDIIISTGLEVDFISGFEEETTSFLNTYGKYLDDSILSVHFLRFENKYTCIDYSKATYLEFAQQVGNPMSMYKLYYKTLMDSITSDLGKFKPKRIGHITLIHKFQHALTEKVDDHDAIVSILKEMKNQHLQLDVNSAGLAKTYCLESYPPPSYIMLAKELGIELVFGSDAHQVKDLHQFCNEVNKYIENGE, encoded by the coding sequence TTGAGAAAAGATGGCCATATTCATTCACCATATTGTCCTCATGGTACACTCGACTCTTTTCACTTATACATTGAAAAAGCGATTCAAAACGGGTTCCAAGAAATGACGTTTACAGAACATGCCCCATTACCTAAAAATTTCATCGACCCTACTCCCGAGCAAGACAGTGGGATGGAATTCACTAGGCTCGAATCATATTTGTCTGATATACATGATTTGAAAAAACAATATGAAAAAGATATTATTATTTCAACGGGGTTGGAAGTAGATTTTATTTCAGGCTTTGAAGAAGAAACAACTTCTTTTTTAAATACGTATGGTAAATATTTAGATGATTCTATCTTATCTGTTCACTTTTTGCGTTTTGAAAATAAATATACATGTATCGACTATTCCAAGGCTACTTATTTAGAATTCGCTCAACAAGTTGGAAATCCGATGTCTATGTACAAATTGTATTATAAAACACTCATGGATTCAATAACGAGTGATTTAGGAAAATTTAAACCAAAAAGAATTGGTCATATTACGCTTATACATAAATTCCAACATGCCTTAACAGAAAAAGTAGATGATCACGATGCTATCGTATCTATTTTAAAAGAAATGAAAAATCAACACCTTCAATTGGATGTAAATAGCGCTGGTCTGGCAAAAACGTATTGTTTAGAAAGCTATCCTCCTCCTTCCTACATTATGTTGGCAAAAGAGTTAGGAATTGAATTGGTTTTTGGATCAGATGCCCACCAAGTAAAAGATTTACATCAATTTTGTAACGAAGTAAATAAATATATAGAGAATGGAGAATAA
- the ezrA gene encoding septation ring formation regulator EzrA: MKYIIPMVIILLVIAVFAFIIRRKHNTEIERLEHEKHQIQNKPILEEMTKVKQLNMNGQTEEMFERWRNTWTEVMDVLMPKIDVLLFDAEENVDKFLFIKASKTEKEIQSLITSCDQKMSTILKELEELIGSEEKNRIEMEQLKEQHRAARKTLLAHQYSFGDAVPVLEAKLESFNPHFEEFNKLTDSGNYLSAREIVISVQNEGQKFFHILHDIPTVLSEIQHKIPASIHELRNGQKEMEESSYYLQHLEMTAKLDAIEEELKVLKEAIVELKVTKTIERVEEIKDEIETFYDLLEKEVLAKKYVDQHKEKTADRLREVTSVTLAVNEEATYVQQSYRLPEKEAEIPQSCLKELEELQKKFELLSSQVEEEKSAYSSLQEELNEIAEDIDRLYEEQDRFANSLKNLRIDENKARAKLEELKNLLHDTDRMLQKANIPGIPEDMDVRLEEAEEHIYVAMQSLQEVPLNMSLVENYLSKAEACMEEVHQKAKEMLENVLLTEKIIQYGNRYRANHPNVHMRLLEAEEAFRQLRYAKALEDAATAVEEVEPGALKKIEVLVKEDAWRT; this comes from the coding sequence ATGAAGTATATCATCCCAATGGTTATTATACTTTTAGTCATTGCAGTTTTTGCATTTATTATAAGACGAAAACATAATACTGAAATTGAACGGTTAGAACATGAAAAACACCAGATACAAAATAAACCGATTTTAGAAGAAATGACGAAAGTAAAACAGCTGAACATGAATGGTCAAACGGAAGAAATGTTTGAGCGTTGGAGGAATACATGGACAGAGGTAATGGATGTACTGATGCCTAAAATTGATGTTCTATTATTTGATGCGGAAGAAAACGTGGACAAGTTTCTCTTTATAAAGGCTTCCAAGACTGAAAAGGAAATTCAGTCATTAATTACTTCATGTGATCAGAAAATGTCTACGATTCTAAAAGAACTAGAAGAATTAATCGGTAGTGAAGAGAAGAATCGCATTGAAATGGAACAGTTGAAAGAACAGCATCGCGCTGCTAGAAAAACGTTACTTGCACATCAGTATTCATTTGGGGATGCAGTTCCAGTACTTGAGGCTAAATTAGAATCATTTAATCCTCATTTTGAAGAATTTAATAAATTGACAGATTCAGGAAATTATTTAAGCGCTCGTGAGATTGTCATATCTGTACAAAATGAAGGACAAAAGTTTTTTCATATTTTACATGACATCCCTACAGTGCTATCAGAAATTCAACACAAGATCCCTGCAAGTATTCACGAATTAAGAAACGGTCAAAAGGAAATGGAAGAGAGCTCTTATTACTTGCAACATCTAGAAATGACAGCAAAATTAGATGCTATAGAAGAAGAGCTAAAAGTTTTGAAAGAAGCTATTGTTGAACTAAAAGTGACCAAAACAATTGAACGTGTAGAAGAAATAAAAGATGAAATTGAAACTTTCTATGATTTACTTGAAAAAGAAGTATTAGCAAAAAAATACGTAGACCAGCATAAAGAAAAAACAGCTGATCGTCTTAGAGAAGTTACATCCGTAACTCTTGCAGTAAACGAAGAAGCAACCTACGTGCAACAAAGTTACCGTTTACCAGAAAAAGAGGCAGAGATTCCTCAAAGCTGTTTAAAAGAGTTAGAAGAGTTGCAAAAGAAATTTGAGTTACTTTCTAGCCAGGTTGAGGAAGAAAAATCAGCTTATTCTAGTCTTCAAGAAGAATTGAACGAAATTGCAGAAGATATTGACCGTTTATATGAAGAACAAGATCGATTTGCAAATAGTTTAAAAAACCTTCGAATTGATGAAAACAAAGCTCGCGCGAAACTAGAGGAATTAAAAAATTTGTTGCACGATACAGACCGAATGTTACAAAAAGCTAATATCCCTGGAATTCCAGAGGATATGGATGTTCGCTTAGAAGAAGCGGAAGAACATATTTATGTAGCGATGCAAAGCCTGCAAGAAGTTCCTCTCAACATGTCTTTAGTCGAAAACTATTTATCAAAAGCTGAAGCTTGTATGGAAGAAGTGCATCAAAAGGCGAAGGAAATGCTTGAAAATGTATTATTAACAGAAAAGATAATACAATATGGAAACCGATATCGCGCAAATCATCCAAATGTTCACATGCGCTTACTGGAAGCAGAAGAAGCATTTAGACAACTTAGATATGCAAAAGCTTTGGAAGATGCTGCTACTGCGGTTGAAGAGGTTGAACCTGGCGCTTTAAAGAAAATTGAAGTTCTAGTGAAAGAAGACGCTTGGCGTACATAA